A genomic region of Rahnella aceris contains the following coding sequences:
- a CDS encoding methyl-accepting chemotaxis protein: MKTASKRSFRRWSIGAKLASIASLLVGSLFIIFTLSLTHSAGKQVNELAVNAISEQVTGVVDMIEMYNASLNAEVDSYTRLFSHFLPSDFELDTTSPIMVGDQSAPVIKAGGTPLNLDSKIPDDFLARTSAISTVFARRGDDFIRVTTSLKKQDGTRAIGTLLDSSSPAYAQIMAGQSFNGLATLFGKKYITKYQPVRDTQGSVIGILFVGVDITQEYADMRQKILSKRIGEKGYFFVLNSAPGKDLGKYLVHFTDEGKTPAWPEGELQQVMSQPKGQREYTDATSQHQQFMVYANVPAWHWVVVGSTDKNSLVEQVNSTRNHFLMVSLLALACFAALFIWLTRKLVSRPLSDVVSIAQQYASGDLRARAETQRVDEIGALMHAIDGIGHGLEKIVGEVRQVSSEIMMNTQGLAHDSEQINHQIGTQASSLEETSASMEQITATVQNTADNATQATQLVQQTDKAATVGADAVNQSVESMEAIKHASTRIADITTVIEGIAFQTNILALNAAVEAARAGEHGRGFAVVAAEVRALAQRSSNAVKEIENLVADSLSKVEDGHQSAAKTQINMNDILQGIRQVKVLMSDIDLASHEQSSGISQVNIAIMQIGKATQENATLVENSQQTAAALSEQGRHLSQLVSVFKISER; the protein is encoded by the coding sequence ATGAAAACGGCATCAAAACGCTCATTTCGACGGTGGAGCATTGGCGCAAAACTGGCCAGCATCGCCTCCCTGCTGGTCGGTTCCTTATTTATTATTTTCACTTTGTCACTGACTCACTCCGCCGGAAAGCAGGTCAATGAACTGGCCGTTAACGCCATTTCCGAGCAGGTGACCGGGGTGGTAGACATGATCGAAATGTACAATGCCAGCCTGAATGCGGAAGTGGACAGCTATACGCGTCTGTTCAGCCATTTTCTGCCATCGGATTTCGAACTTGATACTACCAGCCCGATAATGGTGGGCGATCAGTCAGCACCTGTCATAAAAGCAGGCGGTACGCCACTGAATCTGGATAGCAAAATCCCCGATGATTTTCTGGCGCGCACCAGCGCAATTTCCACAGTGTTTGCACGCCGCGGCGATGACTTTATCCGCGTAACCACGTCCCTGAAAAAACAGGACGGCACCCGCGCCATCGGCACCTTACTCGACAGTAGCAGCCCGGCTTACGCACAGATTATGGCCGGACAATCCTTCAACGGGCTGGCGACACTGTTCGGCAAGAAATACATCACCAAATATCAGCCGGTGCGCGATACGCAGGGCAGCGTGATTGGGATTTTATTTGTGGGTGTCGATATCACCCAGGAATATGCTGATATGCGCCAGAAGATCCTGTCCAAACGCATTGGCGAGAAAGGCTATTTCTTTGTGCTGAACAGCGCACCCGGTAAAGATCTCGGTAAATATCTGGTGCATTTCACTGATGAAGGAAAAACGCCAGCGTGGCCTGAAGGCGAACTGCAGCAGGTCATGTCACAGCCAAAAGGCCAGCGTGAATACACTGACGCAACCAGCCAGCATCAGCAATTCATGGTATATGCGAATGTGCCGGCCTGGCATTGGGTGGTGGTCGGCAGTACCGATAAAAACAGCCTGGTGGAACAGGTCAACAGCACGCGTAATCACTTCCTGATGGTGAGCCTGCTGGCGCTGGCATGTTTCGCTGCACTGTTTATCTGGCTGACGCGCAAGCTGGTCAGCCGCCCGCTGAGCGACGTCGTGAGTATTGCACAACAATATGCCAGCGGTGACCTGCGCGCGCGGGCTGAAACCCAGCGTGTTGATGAAATTGGTGCCCTGATGCATGCGATCGACGGCATCGGCCACGGGCTGGAAAAAATTGTCGGTGAAGTCCGGCAGGTTTCCTCTGAAATTATGATGAATACGCAAGGACTTGCGCACGACAGCGAGCAGATTAATCATCAGATCGGCACGCAAGCCAGCAGTCTGGAAGAAACCTCAGCCAGCATGGAGCAGATCACCGCTACCGTACAGAACACGGCGGACAATGCCACACAGGCCACTCAACTGGTGCAACAGACCGACAAAGCGGCCACTGTCGGTGCTGATGCAGTAAATCAGTCGGTTGAGAGCATGGAGGCCATTAAGCACGCCTCAACGCGTATCGCGGATATCACGACCGTCATCGAGGGCATCGCCTTCCAGACCAATATTCTGGCCCTTAACGCCGCCGTAGAAGCCGCCAGAGCCGGTGAGCACGGGCGCGGATTCGCGGTTGTCGCTGCAGAAGTCCGGGCGCTGGCACAGCGCAGTTCAAATGCGGTGAAGGAGATTGAAAATCTGGTCGCGGATTCCCTGAGCAAAGTCGAGGACGGCCACCAGAGTGCAGCCAAAACGCAGATAAACATGAACGATATTTTGCAGGGTATTCGCCAGGTCAAAGTGCTGATGAGCGATATCGATCTGGCCTCGCACGAGCAGTCGTCCGGTATTTCACAGGTAAACATTGCCATTATGCAGATTGGTAAAGCGACGCAGGAGAACGCCACGCTGGTGGAGAATTCACAGCAAACTGCGGCGGCGCTCAGCGAACAAGGCCGCCATCTCTCACAACTGGTCAGCGTCTTTAAAATTTCCGAACGGTAA
- the bsmA gene encoding biofilm peroxide resistance protein BsmA produces the protein MKSLRISAALLLLVALSGCSNLMQITPVPPPAVTTKAQEITRAQTSTLTKIGSITVDVIGSPMDAEAEVQRRADAAGAHYYVIMFNSETIIPGRWYSQATLYR, from the coding sequence ATGAAATCCCTCCGAATCTCCGCTGCGCTGTTGTTACTGGTTGCGCTAAGCGGTTGCAGTAATCTGATGCAAATCACGCCGGTTCCGCCGCCTGCCGTGACAACCAAAGCGCAGGAAATTACCCGTGCGCAGACTTCCACTCTCACCAAAATTGGCAGCATCACGGTCGATGTGATTGGCAGTCCGATGGATGCAGAAGCAGAAGTGCAGCGCCGCGCCGATGCGGCGGGTGCGCATTACTACGTGATCATGTTTAACAGCGAAACTATTATTCCCGGCCGCTGGTATTCACAGGCCACACTCTACCGCTGA
- a CDS encoding isovaleryl-CoA dehydrogenase, which translates to MDWETHRVFNQPKPLSNSNLFLSDTPLREAVSRQQAGWDADVLASLGQQLGSAESLELGRLANTNPPDLLRYDTTGERLDDVRFHPAWHLLMQGLIANRVHNLPWQEDARIGSVVARAARFILHGQVEAGTLCPVTMTFGAIPLLQKYLPPEFSGWMKPLLSDRYDPHLQSGDQKKGVLIGMGMTEKQGGSDVLSNTTRATALEGRGSGKPYHLVGHKWFFSVPQSDAHLVLAQTDGGLSCFFLPRVLPDGTRNAIRIERLKDKLGNRSNASSEVEFQNATGWLLGEEGEGVRHILKMGGHTRFDCALGSHAMMRRALSVALYHAFQRQVFGKPLIEQPLMRQTLSRMALLLEGQTMLLMRLATASDAQDNPAEQLLCRLLTPAAKFEVCRQGMPFVAEAMEVLGGIGYCEDSELPRLYREMPVNSIWEGSGNVMCLDVLRTLKKLPASAEMVQQILHQARGQNRVFDRASRQFLQRLRRPEEAQGRWLTGQLFNLLTATQMLEFASPPLADAWCRMVLDPRGETLLPERLCQLLLNRAIGAE; encoded by the coding sequence ATGGACTGGGAAACACACCGGGTTTTCAATCAACCCAAACCACTGAGTAACAGCAATTTATTCCTTTCCGACACCCCGTTGCGCGAAGCGGTTTCCCGCCAGCAGGCGGGCTGGGATGCCGATGTCCTGGCGTCCCTCGGGCAGCAGTTAGGCTCTGCAGAATCGCTGGAGCTGGGAAGGCTGGCGAATACCAATCCGCCCGATCTTTTGCGTTATGACACCACCGGTGAACGTCTTGATGACGTGCGTTTCCATCCTGCGTGGCATCTGCTGATGCAAGGGTTGATCGCCAACCGCGTGCACAATTTACCCTGGCAGGAAGATGCGCGTATCGGCTCGGTGGTGGCGCGTGCGGCGCGTTTTATTCTTCACGGTCAGGTTGAAGCGGGGACGTTATGCCCGGTGACGATGACATTTGGCGCGATCCCGTTGCTGCAAAAATATCTGCCGCCGGAGTTCAGTGGCTGGATGAAACCGCTGTTATCTGACCGTTATGATCCGCATCTGCAATCCGGCGATCAGAAGAAAGGCGTGCTGATCGGCATGGGCATGACGGAAAAACAGGGCGGCTCGGACGTGCTCAGCAACACCACGCGGGCGACGGCGCTGGAAGGACGCGGCAGCGGAAAACCTTATCATCTGGTGGGCCACAAATGGTTCTTCTCCGTGCCGCAAAGCGATGCGCATCTGGTGCTGGCGCAGACTGATGGCGGACTGTCCTGCTTCTTTCTGCCGCGCGTATTGCCCGACGGAACGCGCAATGCGATCCGCATCGAACGCCTGAAAGACAAATTGGGTAACCGTTCGAACGCCAGCAGCGAAGTGGAGTTTCAGAATGCCACCGGCTGGCTGCTGGGCGAAGAAGGCGAGGGCGTCCGCCATATCCTGAAAATGGGCGGTCATACGCGCTTTGACTGCGCGCTGGGAAGCCACGCTATGATGCGCCGGGCGTTGTCGGTTGCGCTGTACCACGCCTTCCAGCGGCAGGTTTTTGGTAAACCGCTTATCGAACAACCGCTGATGCGCCAGACGCTGAGCCGCATGGCGCTGTTGCTGGAAGGGCAGACGATGTTGCTGATGCGTCTGGCCACGGCGTCCGATGCGCAGGATAATCCGGCGGAACAATTGTTATGCCGCCTGCTGACGCCCGCTGCAAAGTTCGAAGTGTGCCGCCAGGGGATGCCGTTTGTGGCAGAGGCGATGGAAGTGTTGGGAGGGATTGGCTATTGCGAAGACAGCGAATTGCCGCGTTTGTACCGCGAAATGCCGGTCAACAGTATCTGGGAAGGATCGGGAAACGTTATGTGTCTTGATGTGCTGCGCACGCTGAAAAAACTGCCTGCCAGCGCGGAAATGGTTCAGCAGATTTTGCATCAGGCGCGCGGACAAAACCGCGTCTTTGACCGGGCGTCGCGCCAGTTTTTACAACGGTTGCGCAGGCCGGAAGAAGCGCAGGGGCGCTGGCTTACCGGTCAGCTATTTAACCTGCTGACCGCGACGCAAATGCTGGAGTTTGCGTCGCCACCGCTAGCAGACGCGTGGTGCCGTATGGTGCTTGATCCGCGTGGAGAAACGCTGTTGCCGGAACGTTTGTGCCAGTTGTTGCTTAACCGGGCGATCGGCGCTGAATAA
- the rlmB gene encoding 23S rRNA (guanosine(2251)-2'-O)-methyltransferase RlmB, producing MSEIIYGIHSVKALLDNDPQRFLEVFILKGRDDKRLKPLIDELEASGIVIQVASRQWLDEKSEGAVHQGIIARVREGRQYQENDLPALLESLDCPFLLVLDGVTDPHNLGACLRTADAAGVHAVIVPRDRSAKLNATAKKVASGAAENVPLINVTNLARTLRVLQEHNVWIVGTAGEADHDLFQSKMTGPMALVMGAEGEGMRRLTREHCDELISIPMAGSVSSLNVSVATGVCLFEAVRQRGLKKS from the coding sequence ATGAGCGAAATTATCTACGGTATTCACTCCGTTAAAGCCTTACTCGACAACGATCCGCAACGCTTTCTGGAAGTCTTTATCCTGAAAGGCCGTGACGATAAACGCCTGAAACCGCTGATCGACGAGCTGGAAGCCAGCGGTATCGTGATCCAGGTGGCGAGCCGCCAGTGGCTGGATGAGAAATCCGAAGGTGCTGTGCATCAGGGGATTATTGCGCGTGTGCGCGAAGGCCGCCAGTATCAGGAAAATGACCTGCCTGCGTTGCTGGAAAGCCTCGATTGTCCGTTCCTGCTGGTGCTGGATGGCGTAACGGATCCACATAACCTGGGTGCCTGTCTGCGTACCGCGGATGCGGCGGGTGTTCACGCGGTGATTGTTCCGCGCGACCGTTCCGCGAAACTGAACGCCACCGCCAAAAAAGTTGCCAGCGGCGCCGCTGAAAACGTGCCGTTGATCAACGTGACCAATCTGGCGCGTACGTTGCGCGTATTGCAGGAACATAATGTCTGGATCGTCGGCACGGCCGGTGAAGCGGATCATGACCTGTTCCAGAGTAAAATGACCGGCCCGATGGCGCTGGTGATGGGCGCAGAAGGCGAAGGTATGCGCCGTCTGACCCGCGAACATTGCGACGAACTGATCAGCATCCCGATGGCGGGGAGCGTCTCTTCCCTGAATGTTTCCGTAGCCACCGGTGTTTGCCTGTTCGAAGCGGTACGTCAGCGCGGCCTGAAGAAAAGCTGA
- the rnr gene encoding ribonuclease R has translation MSQDPFLEREAEKYESPIPSREFILEHLAKRETPASREEIGNELNLSGEEALEALRRRLRAMERDGQLVFTRRQCYALPERLDLLKGTVIGHRDGYGFLRLEGVKKDDVYLSAEQMKMCIHGDVVLAQPVGTDRKGRREARIVRVLVPKMSQIVGRYFTDAGAGFVVPDDSRLSFDILIPADAINGARMGYMVVVELTQRPTRRTKAVGKIVEVLGDKMGTSMAVDIALRTHEIPHVWPPQVLKQVEDLSEQVPEEAKKGRVDLRNLPLVTIDGEDARDFDDAVYCEKKRGGGWRLWVAIADVSYYVRHGTALDDEARSRATSVYFPSQVVPMLPEVLSNGLCSLNPQVDRLCMVCEMTISAQGKLTSSKFYEAVMSSHARLTYNKVWRIIEGDPELREQYSPLVKHLLELHTMYKVLDQARAERGGIAFETEEAKFIFNAERRIERVEPTVRNDAHKLIEECMIMANIAAARFVEKHNEPALFRVHDRPSDDHISALKSVLGELGLVMGGGMKPEPKDYAQIMDELADRPDREMLQTMLLRSMKQAIYDPENRGHFGLALPSYGHFTSPIRRYPDLALHRAIKYLLAKEHGTLKDRWTPTGGWHSDYEDMLQLGEHCSMAERRADEATRNVADWLKCDFMQDHVGEVFTGIIASVTGFGFFVRLNDLFIDGLVHVSSLDNDYYRYDNIGQRLVGESSGAVYRLGDTVEIRVEAVHMDERKIDFALVSSTRKARGEGKTARDRAKKGGERTMRSAAPANAGRRRTAKKNVNFEPDSAFRKDDAKPAKPKKEKAVSAVGKDGKPKKAKKPSDKTAKIAAATRAKRAKKKQSDS, from the coding sequence ATGTCACAAGATCCATTCCTGGAACGAGAAGCAGAAAAATACGAATCACCTATTCCCAGCCGTGAATTTATTCTGGAACATCTCGCGAAACGTGAAACCCCAGCCAGCCGGGAAGAAATTGGTAACGAACTGAATCTTTCCGGAGAAGAAGCGCTGGAAGCCCTGCGTCGCCGTTTGCGCGCAATGGAGCGTGACGGCCAGTTAGTCTTTACCCGCCGCCAGTGCTACGCGCTGCCGGAGCGTCTGGACTTGCTGAAAGGCACGGTTATCGGCCATCGTGATGGTTACGGTTTCCTGCGCCTGGAAGGCGTGAAGAAAGACGATGTGTATTTGTCTGCTGAACAAATGAAAATGTGCATCCACGGTGACGTGGTCCTGGCACAACCAGTTGGAACCGACCGTAAAGGCCGCCGTGAAGCGCGCATCGTGCGTGTTCTGGTGCCTAAAATGAGCCAGATTGTGGGCCGTTACTTTACCGATGCGGGTGCCGGTTTTGTGGTACCCGACGACAGTCGTCTGAGCTTTGATATTCTGATCCCGGCCGATGCCATTAACGGCGCACGCATGGGATATATGGTGGTGGTCGAGCTGACACAGCGTCCGACCCGCCGTACCAAAGCGGTCGGTAAAATCGTTGAAGTCCTCGGCGATAAAATGGGCACCAGTATGGCGGTAGATATCGCCCTGCGTACCCATGAAATCCCGCACGTCTGGCCGCCACAGGTTCTCAAACAGGTCGAAGACCTGAGCGAACAGGTGCCGGAAGAAGCGAAAAAAGGTCGCGTGGATTTACGCAATCTGCCGCTGGTCACCATTGATGGTGAAGATGCCCGTGACTTCGATGACGCCGTGTACTGTGAGAAAAAACGTGGTGGTGGCTGGCGCCTGTGGGTGGCAATCGCCGACGTGAGCTATTACGTCCGTCACGGCACCGCGCTGGACGATGAAGCCCGCAGCCGCGCTACGTCGGTGTATTTCCCGTCACAGGTTGTGCCGATGCTGCCGGAAGTGCTGTCTAATGGCCTGTGTTCGCTGAACCCGCAGGTAGACCGCCTGTGTATGGTCTGTGAGATGACTATCTCCGCGCAGGGCAAACTGACCAGCTCTAAATTCTACGAAGCCGTGATGAGCTCTCACGCGCGTCTGACATACAACAAAGTCTGGCGCATCATCGAAGGCGATCCGGAACTGCGCGAGCAATATTCGCCGCTGGTTAAGCATCTGCTTGAACTGCACACCATGTACAAAGTGCTGGATCAGGCGCGTGCAGAACGTGGCGGTATCGCGTTCGAAACCGAAGAAGCGAAATTTATCTTCAATGCTGAGCGTCGTATCGAACGTGTCGAACCGACCGTACGTAACGATGCCCACAAACTGATCGAAGAGTGCATGATCATGGCGAACATTGCTGCGGCGCGTTTTGTTGAAAAACATAACGAACCGGCGCTGTTCCGCGTGCATGACCGTCCAAGCGATGACCATATCTCCGCGCTGAAAAGCGTGCTGGGTGAATTGGGTCTGGTGATGGGCGGCGGCATGAAGCCTGAGCCGAAAGATTATGCTCAGATCATGGATGAACTGGCCGATCGTCCTGACCGCGAAATGCTGCAAACTATGTTGCTGCGTTCAATGAAACAGGCGATTTACGATCCGGAAAACCGTGGCCACTTTGGTCTGGCATTGCCTTCTTACGGGCATTTTACGTCGCCAATCCGTCGTTATCCGGATCTGGCATTGCACCGCGCGATCAAGTATCTGCTGGCGAAAGAGCACGGCACGTTGAAAGATCGCTGGACGCCAACCGGCGGCTGGCACAGTGATTACGAAGATATGTTGCAGCTCGGCGAGCATTGTTCGATGGCAGAACGCCGCGCGGACGAAGCCACCCGCAACGTGGCGGACTGGCTGAAGTGCGACTTCATGCAAGATCATGTGGGTGAAGTCTTCACCGGCATTATCGCCAGTGTCACCGGCTTCGGCTTCTTCGTCCGCCTCAACGATCTGTTCATCGACGGCCTGGTGCACGTGTCATCGCTCGACAATGATTATTACCGTTACGATAACATCGGTCAGCGTCTGGTGGGTGAATCCTCCGGTGCGGTTTATCGCCTGGGCGATACGGTAGAAATTCGTGTTGAAGCCGTGCATATGGACGAACGTAAAATCGATTTCGCGCTGGTTTCCAGCACCCGCAAAGCACGGGGTGAAGGCAAAACCGCGCGTGACCGCGCGAAAAAAGGTGGCGAACGTACCATGCGTTCTGCCGCGCCAGCTAATGCTGGCCGTCGCCGTACTGCTAAGAAAAACGTGAATTTTGAGCCGGACAGCGCGTTCCGCAAAGATGACGCAAAACCAGCCAAACCGAAGAAAGAGAAAGCGGTCAGTGCTGTGGGTAAAGACGGTAAACCGAAGAAAGCCAAAAAGCCTTCTGACAAAACTGCAAAAATTGCGGCGGCCACCAGAGCCAAACGCGCGAAGAAAAAGCAGTCTGACAGCTAG
- the nsrR gene encoding nitric oxide-sensing transcriptional repressor NsrR: protein MQLTSFTDYGLRALIYMASLPDDQMTNISQVTEVYGVSRNHMVKIINQLSRAGLVTAVRGKNGGIKLGKPAETIRIGDVVRELEPLSLVNCASDFCHITPACRLKQVLHTAVEHFLDELNQYTLADMVKDNSTLYKLLLVE from the coding sequence GTGCAGTTAACGAGTTTTACTGATTATGGTTTGAGAGCGTTGATTTATATGGCTTCGTTGCCTGACGATCAGATGACCAACATTTCGCAGGTCACCGAGGTTTACGGTGTATCGCGCAACCACATGGTGAAAATCATTAATCAGTTGAGCCGTGCTGGTCTGGTCACTGCCGTTCGCGGAAAGAACGGAGGTATCAAACTGGGCAAGCCCGCAGAGACCATTCGCATTGGCGACGTGGTGCGCGAACTGGAACCTCTTTCGCTGGTCAATTGCGCCAGCGACTTTTGTCACATCACGCCTGCATGCCGACTAAAACAAGTCCTGCACACTGCTGTAGAACATTTTCTTGATGAGCTGAATCAGTACACTCTGGCCGATATGGTCAAAGACAACTCAACGCTCTATAAATTATTGCTTGTTGAATGA
- a CDS encoding adenylosuccinate synthase: protein MGKNVVVLGTQWGDEGKGKVVDLLTERAKYVVRYQGGHNAGHTLVINGEKTVLHLIPSGILRENVTSIIGNGVVLAPDALMKEMGELEARGIPVRERLLLSEACPLILPYHVALDMAREKARGDKAIGTTGRGIGPAYEDKVARRGLRVGDLFNKETFAIKLKEIIEYHNFQLVNYYKVEAVDFQKTLDDVMAIADILTAMVVDVSELLDGARKRGDLIMFEGAQGTLLDIDHGTYPYVTSSNTTAGGVATGSGIGPRYVDYVLGIVKAYSTRVGAGPFPTELFDETGEFLRKQGNEFGATTGRSRRCGWLDIVAVRRSVQINSLSGFCLTKLDVLDGLKEVKLCVGYRMPDGREMTTTPLAAEGWEGIEPIYEIMPGWTETTFGVKEVENLPQAALNYIKRIEELTEVPVDIISTGPDRSETMILRDPFDA from the coding sequence ATGGGTAAGAACGTCGTCGTACTCGGCACTCAATGGGGTGATGAAGGGAAAGGCAAGGTCGTAGACCTGCTTACTGAACGGGCTAAATATGTTGTGCGCTATCAGGGCGGTCACAACGCCGGTCACACTCTGGTTATCAACGGTGAAAAAACCGTTCTTCATTTAATTCCTTCTGGCATTCTGCGTGAAAACGTGACCAGCATCATCGGCAACGGTGTTGTACTGGCGCCTGACGCGTTGATGAAAGAAATGGGCGAACTTGAAGCTCGTGGCATCCCTGTACGCGAACGTCTGTTACTGTCTGAAGCTTGCCCGCTGATCCTGCCTTATCATGTCGCACTCGACATGGCGCGCGAAAAAGCGCGTGGCGATAAAGCGATCGGCACCACCGGTCGTGGCATCGGCCCGGCTTATGAAGATAAAGTAGCCCGTCGCGGTCTGCGCGTAGGCGATCTCTTCAACAAAGAAACTTTCGCTATCAAGCTGAAAGAAATCATCGAATACCATAACTTCCAGCTGGTGAACTACTACAAAGTAGAAGCCGTTGATTTCCAGAAAACGTTGGATGATGTGATGGCGATTGCCGACATCCTGACCGCAATGGTTGTTGACGTCTCTGAGCTGCTGGATGGCGCGCGTAAGCGTGGCGATCTGATCATGTTCGAAGGCGCGCAAGGTACGCTTCTGGACATCGACCACGGGACTTATCCGTACGTAACCTCTTCCAACACCACTGCTGGCGGCGTTGCTACCGGTTCAGGTATTGGTCCACGTTATGTTGATTATGTGCTCGGCATCGTGAAAGCCTACTCTACCCGCGTGGGTGCAGGTCCGTTCCCGACTGAACTGTTTGATGAAACCGGCGAGTTCCTGCGCAAGCAAGGTAACGAGTTTGGCGCGACCACTGGCCGTAGCCGTCGTTGTGGCTGGCTGGACATCGTGGCGGTTCGCCGCTCTGTGCAGATCAACTCCCTGTCTGGTTTTTGTCTGACTAAACTGGATGTGCTGGACGGTCTGAAAGAAGTGAAGCTGTGTGTCGGTTACCGCATGCCTGATGGCCGTGAAATGACGACTACACCGCTGGCTGCTGAAGGCTGGGAAGGTATCGAGCCAATCTACGAAATCATGCCCGGCTGGACCGAAACCACCTTTGGGGTGAAAGAAGTCGAAAACCTGCCGCAGGCAGCGCTTAACTATATCAAGCGTATCGAAGAGCTGACTGAAGTGCCGGTTGATATTATCTCTACTGGCCCGGATCGTAGCGAAACGATGATTCTGCGTGACCCGTTTGATGCATAA
- a CDS encoding DUF2065 domain-containing protein codes for MNATIWLALALVLVLEGLGPMLYPKTWRKMILSLANLPDTVLRRFGGGLVVAGFVIYYMLRSRLGG; via the coding sequence ATGAATGCGACAATCTGGCTGGCGCTGGCCTTAGTTTTGGTTCTTGAAGGCCTGGGGCCGATGCTTTATCCAAAAACATGGCGAAAAATGATCCTCTCGCTGGCGAATCTTCCGGACACGGTTTTACGCCGTTTTGGCGGGGGTCTTGTGGTCGCAGGCTTCGTAATTTACTACATGTTGCGTAGTCGTCTGGGTGGATGA
- the hflC gene encoding protease modulator HflC, whose product MRKSFLLIVVVVLVALYASLFVVQEGQRGIVLRFGKVLRDSDNKPLVYAPGLHFKVPFVESIKMLDARIQTMDNQADRFVTSEKKDLIVDSYLKWRISDFSRYYLATGGGDVSQAEILLKRKFSDRLRSEIGRLDVKDIVTDSRGRLTLDVRDALNTGSVGDEPEATTEADDAIASAAKRVEQETKGKQPAVNPNSMAALGIEVVDVRLKQINLPEEVSSAIYDRMRAERNAVALRHISQGKEEATKIQAAADYERTRTVAEAERTARITRGEGDAEAAKLFADAFSQDPDFYAFIRSLRAYEASFKSGNDVMVLSPDSDFFRFMKSPEKNK is encoded by the coding sequence ATGCGTAAGTCATTTTTACTTATCGTCGTTGTGGTGCTGGTGGCGCTTTATGCTTCACTGTTTGTTGTTCAGGAAGGTCAGCGCGGTATTGTGCTGCGCTTTGGTAAAGTCCTGCGTGACAGCGATAATAAACCGCTGGTGTATGCGCCGGGCCTGCATTTTAAAGTTCCATTCGTGGAATCCATTAAAATGCTCGACGCGCGTATCCAGACCATGGATAACCAGGCTGACCGCTTCGTCACCAGCGAGAAGAAAGACTTAATCGTCGATTCTTACCTGAAATGGCGTATCAGTGATTTCAGCCGCTACTACCTGGCAACAGGCGGTGGTGATGTATCTCAGGCAGAAATTCTGCTGAAACGTAAATTCAGTGACCGTCTGCGTTCTGAAATTGGTCGTCTTGATGTGAAAGATATCGTGACCGATTCCCGTGGCCGTCTGACGCTGGATGTGCGTGATGCCCTGAACACCGGTAGCGTAGGCGATGAGCCTGAAGCGACCACCGAAGCCGATGATGCGATTGCCTCTGCAGCAAAACGTGTTGAGCAGGAAACCAAAGGTAAACAACCTGCGGTGAACCCGAACAGCATGGCGGCATTGGGGATCGAAGTGGTGGATGTACGTCTGAAACAAATCAACTTGCCGGAAGAAGTGTCCAGCGCGATTTACGATCGTATGCGTGCTGAGCGTAATGCGGTGGCATTGCGTCACATCTCTCAGGGTAAAGAAGAGGCGACCAAAATTCAGGCTGCTGCGGATTACGAAAGAACCCGTACTGTTGCTGAAGCAGAGCGTACTGCCCGTATCACCCGCGGTGAAGGAGATGCCGAAGCGGCGAAACTGTTTGCTGATGCGTTCAGCCAGGATCCTGACTTCTACGCATTCATCCGTAGCCTGCGTGCTTACGAGGCCAGCTTTAAGAGCGGCAACGACGTCATGGTGTTAAGCCCTGACAGCGATTTCTTCCGCTTTATGAAGTCACCTGAAAAAAATAAATAA